A stretch of Gasterosteus aculeatus chromosome 4, fGasAcu3.hap1.1, whole genome shotgun sequence DNA encodes these proteins:
- the LOC120818418 gene encoding DENN domain-containing protein 5B isoform X3 — MSGSSAAPGTAPCRFAHYFAICGIDTDTGLEPDELAGENLEQSPLKRTFKSKVLAHYPENVEWNPFDQDAVNMLCMPKGLSFRTQADQRDPQFHSFIITKEDGSRTYGFVHTFYEEVTSPQICSAMQTLHLMHNAQSATAKNPSSASSSSSSSMDSLASSLDEAEPPTSSSQRAGGYDSSRDTLYVSKAMCLITPMPFMHACRRFLLQLHRAVTSATAPPLPLESYVHNILYEVPLPAPGRSLKFHGVYEPIVCQRPGLGELQLADFPLAEAFSLLGVENLVQVFTCTLLEMQILLYSHDYQRLMTVAEGITTLLFPFQWQHVYVPILPASLLYFLDAPVPYLMGLQSKEGADRSKLELPQEANLCFVDIDNHYIELPEDFPQFPNKAEFIQELSEVLLSFNVSANTGAPPRTRTSPGSAPCTPARERRPVALRQLEDDGRNGNLAGEDLALLQLLQGNPTLERLQALTKRTGVTVARVDALRAGVRAQGSQGPAARTAAEEEELRNAKLNVQLREVFASRFTTMFADYEAFVIQSAPDLESWLTNREQMHNFDKASFLSDQPEPYLPFLSHFIETQMFATFVDNKIMSQWEEKEPLLRVFDGRIDKARLYNVRAPSLRSSSYQRCSILKESAQAIEQRLMKIDHTAIHPHLLDMKIGQGKYEQGFFPKLQADVLNTGPTSNKWSHRTATAQRRKDRHRQQTEHLGLDNDLKEQVEGCLVLQNSMAFWEWDKASPPPVKPPKKSASASCLKYMQEARSLGKNLRQPKLSDLSPAVIAQTNWKFVEGLLKECRMKTKRMLVEKMGREAVELGHGEANINGLEENTLIASLCDLLERIWSHGLQVKQGKSALWSHLLHYQAREEKLQQQAESPVSNVPERRKSDCCLAMPSLRVSLTQDMRHIQSMSEIKTDVGRARAWIRLSLEKKLLSQHLKQLLSRHAVTRKLYKRYAFLRSEEEKEQFLFHLLSLNTVDYFCFTSVFTTIMIPYRVIIIPIKKLSNAMTTSNPWVCVSGELRDSGVMQIPKNVLEMTFDSAFRPHTHISALFKCQNLGKLTTVQLGHDNAGLLAKWLVDCVMVRNEITGHTYRFPCGRWLGKGVDDGSLERVLIGELAVPSGEEDSGRGCGTPPLQRSPSQARRISITSLSGRGSKPTSAQIQEAIGEAVINIIKHFHKPEKERGSLTVLLCGENSLVAALEQFFHFGFKAARLFQKTVFVWDFVEKAVAYMESADQMGDLQETVEPLGMTCQSLCRYVNAINSTSRNIGKDGKFQLLVCLGARDRLLPQWLPLLVECPVIPRMYEETALLRDRASVNALIGVLETLHDFPVTLEASLVKGIDL, encoded by the exons GTGAGAACCTTGAGCAGAGCCCCCTGAAGAGGACGTTCAAGTCCAAAGTTCTGGCACACTATCCGGAGAATGTGGAGTGGAACCCCTTCGACCaggatgctgtcaacatg ctgtgcaTGCCTAAAGGTCTGTCGTTCAGGACTCAGGCGGACCAGCGCGACCCGCAGTTCCACTCCTTCATCATCACGAAGGAGGACGGCTCTCGGACCTACGGCTTCGTCCACACCTTCTACGAGGAAGTGACCAGCCCGCAGATCTGCTCCGCCATGCAGACCCTCCACCTGATGCACAACGCACAGAGCGCCACGGCCAAGAATCCTTCCTCTGCttcctcgtcatcctcctccagcATGGACTCCTTGGCCAGCAGTTTAGACGAGGCCGAACCTCCCACCTCCTCGTCCCAACGGGCGGGCGGCTACGACTCATCACGGGACACCCTCTACGTGTCCAAGGCCATGTGCCTGATTACACCCATGCCCTTCATGCACGCCTGCCGCCGCTTCCTGTTGCAGCTGCACAGAGCCGTGACGTCGGCCACCGCCCCGCCGCTGCCGCTGGAGAGCTACGTCCACAACATCCTTTACGAGGTGCCGCTGCCGGCTCCTGGACGCTCGCTCAAGTTCCACGGTGTGTACGAGCCCATCGTGTGCCAGAGGCCCGGCCTGGGGGAGCTGCAGCTGGCAGACTTCCCTCTCGCTGAGGCCTTCAGTCTGCTGGGAGTGGAGAACCTGGTCCAGGTGTTCACCTGCACCCTGCTGGAGATGCAGATCCTGCTGTACTCTCACG ACTACCAGCGGTTGATGACCGTGGCCGAGGGCATCACCACCCTGCTGTTCCCCTTCCAGTGGCAGCACGTCTATGTTCCCATCCTGCCAGCCTCGCTCCTCTACTTCCTGGATGCTCCTGTTCCCTACCTGATGGGCCTCCAGTCGAAAGAGGGCGCGGACCGCTCCAAGCTGGAGCTTCCTCAGGAG GCCAACCTGTGTTTTGTGGACATTGACAACCACTACATCGAGCTTCCAGAGGACTTTCCCCAGTTCCCCAACAAAGCGGAGTTCATCCAGGAGCTCAGCGAGGTGCTGCTAAGCTTCAACGTTTCCGCCAACACGGGGGCCCCGCCGCGGACCCGCACCAGTCCCGGCAGCGCTCCCTGTACCCCGGCTAGGGAGCGCAGGCCCGTGGCCCTGCGGCAGCTGGAGGACGACGGGCGCAACGGCAACCTGGCAGGGGAGGACCTGgctttgctgcagctgctgcaggggaACCCCACCCTGGAGAGGCTGCAGGCGCTCACCAAGCGCACCGGGGTGACGGTGGCCCGCGTGGACGCCTTGAGGGCCGGCGTGAGAGCCCAGGGGAGCCAGGGGCCGGCGGCCCGAACAgcagctgaagaggaggagctgaggaacGCCAAGCTGAACGTCCAGCTGAGGGAGGTGTTCGCCAGCCGCTTCACCACCATGTTTGCCGACTACGAAGCCTTCGTCATCCAGAGCGCCCCAGACCTGGAGTCCTGGCTCACCAACAGGGAGCAGATGCACAACTTTGATAAG GCCTCGTTCCTGTCCGACCAGCCGGAGCCCtacctccccttcctctcccactTCATCGAGACGCAGATGTTTGCCACCTTCGTCGACAACAAGATCATGTCCCAGTGGGAGGAGAAAGAGCCGCTGCTCCGCGTTTTCGACGGCCGCATTGACAAGGCCCGCCTCTACAACGTCCGCGCGCCCAGCCTCCGCTCCTCCAGCTACCAGAGGTGCTCCATCCTCAAGGAGTCTG ctcaggCCATCGAGCAGCGGCTGATGAAGATCGACCACACTGCCATCCACCCGCACCTGCTGGACATGAAGATCGGTCAAGGAAAGTACGAGCAGGGATTCTTCCCCAAGCTGCAGGCCGACGTGCTCAACACAGGGCCGACCAGTAACAA GTGGTCCCACAGAACGGCGACAGCTCAGCGAAGGAAGGACCGCCACAGACAGCAAACGGAGCATCTGGGCCTCGACAACGACCTGAAAGAG caggtGGAGGGCTGTCTGGTCCTGCAGAACTCCATGGCCTTTTGGGAGTGGGACAAAGCATCCCCTCCACCTGTCAAACCGCCTAAAAAATCTGCCTCTGCGTCCTGCCTG AAATACATGCAGGAGGCCCGCAGCCTGGGGAAGAACCTCCGGCAGCCCAAACTGTCTGATCTGTCTCCCGCCGTCATCGCGCAGACCAACTGGAAGTTTGTGGAGGGGCTGCTCAAGGAATGTCGTATGAAG aCCAAGCGGATGCTGGTGGAGAAGATGGGCCGGGAGGCGGTGGAGCTGGGCCACGGCGAGGCCAACATCAACGGACTGGAGGAGAATACTCTGATCGCCAGCCTGTGTGACCTTCTGGAGAGGATCTGGAGCCACGGGCTGCAAGTCAAACAG GGGAAGTCGGCCCTGTGGTCCCACCTGCTTCACTACCAAGCCCGAgaagagaagctgcagcagcaggcagagtCACCGG TGTCAAATGTTCCTGAGAGGAGGAAGTCCGACTGTTGCCTAGCAATGCCGTCTCTACGCGTGTCCCTCACACAGGATATGAG GCATATCCAGAGCATGTCCGAGATTAAGACAGACGTGGGACGAGCGAGGGCCTGGATCCGCCTGTCcctggagaagaagctgctctCTCAACACCTAAAACAGCTGCTGTCCCGACACGCCGTAACCAG GAAGTTGTACAAGCGCTACGCCTTCCTAcgcagtgaggaggagaaggagcagtttCTCTTCCACCTGCTGTCGCTCAACACCGTCGACTACTTCTGCTTCACCAGCGTCTTCACCACCATCA TGATCCCGTATCGagtcatcatcatccccatcaaGAAGCTGAGCAACGCCATGACCACCTCCAAcccctgggtgtgtgtgtcaggagagCTCAGAGACTCGGGCGTCATGCAGATCCCCAAGAACGTCCTGGAGATGACCTTCGAC TCTGCTTTCAGGCCTCATACGCACATCTCTGCCTTGTTTAAG TGTCAGAACCTGGGGAAGCTGACCACGGTGCAGCTGGGGCACGACAACGCCGGCCTGCTGGCTAAATGGCTGGTGGACTGCGTCATGGTGCGCAACGAGATCACAGGACACACGTACAG GTTTCCGTGTGGTCGGTGGCTCGGTAAGGGCGTGGACGACGGCAGCCTGGAGAGGGTCCTGATTGGCGAGCTGGCAGTGCCCAGCGGAGAGGAGGATTCTGGGAGAGGCTGTGGTACGCCGCCGCTGCAGCGCTCGCCATCCCAGGCCAGACGCATCAGCATCACGTCGCTGTCTGGACGAGGAAGCA AACCAACTTCAGCCCAAATCCAAGAGGCCATCGGGGAGGCTGTGATCAACATCATCAAACACTTCCACAAACCCGAGAAAGAG AGAGGCAGCCTCACCGTGCTGCTGTGTGGAGAGAACAGCTTGGTAGCAGCTCTGGAACAGTTCTTCCACTTCGGCTTCAAGGCAGCGCGTCTCTTCCAGAAGACCGTGTTTGTGTGGGACTTTGTAG AGAAGGCTGTTGCCTACATGGAGTCAGCTGACCAAATGGGCGACCTCCAGGAGACCGTAGAGCCTCTAGGGATGACCTGTCAGTCACTCTGTCGCTATGTCAACGCAATCAATTCCACCTCAAGGAACATCGGCAAGGACGGCAAGTTCCAGCTGCTGGTCTGCCTCGGAGCCAG AGACCGCCTGCTGCCCCAGTGGCTCCCCCTGCTGGTGGAGTGCCCGGTGATCCCCCGGATGTACGAGGAAACGGCCCTGCTCAGAGACCGCGCCAGCGTCAACGCCCTCATCGGAGTCCTGGAGACGCTCCATGACTTCCCTGTGACACTGGAAGCCTCGCTGGTCAAAGGCATCGACCTTTAG
- the LOC120818418 gene encoding DENN domain-containing protein 5B isoform X6, whose translation MSGSSAAPGTAPCRFAHYFAICGIDTDTGLEPDELAGENLEQSPLKRTFKSKVLAHYPENVEWNPFDQDAVNMLCMPKGLSFRTQADQRDPQFHSFIITKEDGSRTYGFVHTFYEEVTSPQICSAMQTLHLMHNAQSATAKNPSSASSSSSSSMDSLASSLDEAEPPTSSSQRAGGYDSSRDTLYVSKAMCLITPMPFMHACRRFLLQLHRAVTSATAPPLPLESYVHNILYEVPLPAPGRSLKFHGVYEPIVCQRPGLGELQLADFPLAEAFSLLGVENLVQVFTCTLLEMQILLYSHDYQRLMTVAEGITTLLFPFQWQHVYVPILPASLLYFLDAPVPYLMGLQSKEGADRSKLELPQEANLCFVDIDNHYIELPEDFPQFPNKAEFIQELSEVLLSFNVSANTGAPPRTRTSPGSAPCTPARERRPVALRQLEDDGRNGNLAGEDLALLQLLQGNPTLERLQALTKRTGVTVARVDALRAGVRAQGSQGPAARTAAEEEELRNAKLNVQLREVFASRFTTMFADYEAFVIQSAPDLESWLTNREQMHNFDKASFLSDQPEPYLPFLSHFIETQMFATFVDNKIMSQWEEKEPLLRVFDGRIDKARLYNVRAPSLRSSSYQRCSILKESAQAIEQRLMKIDHTAIHPHLLDMKIGQGKYEQGFFPKLQADVLNTGPTSNKWSHRTATAQRRKDRHRQQTEHLGLDNDLKEKYMQEARSLGKNLRQPKLSDLSPAVIAQTNWKFVEGLLKECRMKTKRMLVEKMGREAVELGHGEANINGLEENTLIASLCDLLERIWSHGLQVKQGKSALWSHLLHYQAREEKLQQQAESPVSNVPERRKSDCCLAMPSLRVSLTQDMRHIQSMSEIKTDVGRARAWIRLSLEKKLLSQHLKQLLSRHAVTRKLYKRYAFLRSEEEKEQFLFHLLSLNTVDYFCFTSVFTTIMIPYRVIIIPIKKLSNAMTTSNPWVCVSGELRDSGVMQIPKNVLEMTFDSAFRPHTHISALFKCQNLGKLTTVQLGHDNAGLLAKWLVDCVMVRNEITGHTYRFPCGRWLGKGVDDGSLERVLIGELAVPSGEEDSGRGCGTPPLQRSPSQARRISITSLSGRGSKPTSAQIQEAIGEAVINIIKHFHKPEKERGSLTVLLCGENSLVAALEQFFHFGFKAARLFQKTVFVWDFVEKAVAYMESADQMGDLQETVEPLGMTCQSLCRYVNAINSTSRNIGKDGKFQLLVCLGARDRLLPQWLPLLVECPVIPRMYEETALLRDRASVNALIGVLETLHDFPVTLEASLVKGIDL comes from the exons GTGAGAACCTTGAGCAGAGCCCCCTGAAGAGGACGTTCAAGTCCAAAGTTCTGGCACACTATCCGGAGAATGTGGAGTGGAACCCCTTCGACCaggatgctgtcaacatg ctgtgcaTGCCTAAAGGTCTGTCGTTCAGGACTCAGGCGGACCAGCGCGACCCGCAGTTCCACTCCTTCATCATCACGAAGGAGGACGGCTCTCGGACCTACGGCTTCGTCCACACCTTCTACGAGGAAGTGACCAGCCCGCAGATCTGCTCCGCCATGCAGACCCTCCACCTGATGCACAACGCACAGAGCGCCACGGCCAAGAATCCTTCCTCTGCttcctcgtcatcctcctccagcATGGACTCCTTGGCCAGCAGTTTAGACGAGGCCGAACCTCCCACCTCCTCGTCCCAACGGGCGGGCGGCTACGACTCATCACGGGACACCCTCTACGTGTCCAAGGCCATGTGCCTGATTACACCCATGCCCTTCATGCACGCCTGCCGCCGCTTCCTGTTGCAGCTGCACAGAGCCGTGACGTCGGCCACCGCCCCGCCGCTGCCGCTGGAGAGCTACGTCCACAACATCCTTTACGAGGTGCCGCTGCCGGCTCCTGGACGCTCGCTCAAGTTCCACGGTGTGTACGAGCCCATCGTGTGCCAGAGGCCCGGCCTGGGGGAGCTGCAGCTGGCAGACTTCCCTCTCGCTGAGGCCTTCAGTCTGCTGGGAGTGGAGAACCTGGTCCAGGTGTTCACCTGCACCCTGCTGGAGATGCAGATCCTGCTGTACTCTCACG ACTACCAGCGGTTGATGACCGTGGCCGAGGGCATCACCACCCTGCTGTTCCCCTTCCAGTGGCAGCACGTCTATGTTCCCATCCTGCCAGCCTCGCTCCTCTACTTCCTGGATGCTCCTGTTCCCTACCTGATGGGCCTCCAGTCGAAAGAGGGCGCGGACCGCTCCAAGCTGGAGCTTCCTCAGGAG GCCAACCTGTGTTTTGTGGACATTGACAACCACTACATCGAGCTTCCAGAGGACTTTCCCCAGTTCCCCAACAAAGCGGAGTTCATCCAGGAGCTCAGCGAGGTGCTGCTAAGCTTCAACGTTTCCGCCAACACGGGGGCCCCGCCGCGGACCCGCACCAGTCCCGGCAGCGCTCCCTGTACCCCGGCTAGGGAGCGCAGGCCCGTGGCCCTGCGGCAGCTGGAGGACGACGGGCGCAACGGCAACCTGGCAGGGGAGGACCTGgctttgctgcagctgctgcaggggaACCCCACCCTGGAGAGGCTGCAGGCGCTCACCAAGCGCACCGGGGTGACGGTGGCCCGCGTGGACGCCTTGAGGGCCGGCGTGAGAGCCCAGGGGAGCCAGGGGCCGGCGGCCCGAACAgcagctgaagaggaggagctgaggaacGCCAAGCTGAACGTCCAGCTGAGGGAGGTGTTCGCCAGCCGCTTCACCACCATGTTTGCCGACTACGAAGCCTTCGTCATCCAGAGCGCCCCAGACCTGGAGTCCTGGCTCACCAACAGGGAGCAGATGCACAACTTTGATAAG GCCTCGTTCCTGTCCGACCAGCCGGAGCCCtacctccccttcctctcccactTCATCGAGACGCAGATGTTTGCCACCTTCGTCGACAACAAGATCATGTCCCAGTGGGAGGAGAAAGAGCCGCTGCTCCGCGTTTTCGACGGCCGCATTGACAAGGCCCGCCTCTACAACGTCCGCGCGCCCAGCCTCCGCTCCTCCAGCTACCAGAGGTGCTCCATCCTCAAGGAGTCTG ctcaggCCATCGAGCAGCGGCTGATGAAGATCGACCACACTGCCATCCACCCGCACCTGCTGGACATGAAGATCGGTCAAGGAAAGTACGAGCAGGGATTCTTCCCCAAGCTGCAGGCCGACGTGCTCAACACAGGGCCGACCAGTAACAA GTGGTCCCACAGAACGGCGACAGCTCAGCGAAGGAAGGACCGCCACAGACAGCAAACGGAGCATCTGGGCCTCGACAACGACCTGAAAGAG AAATACATGCAGGAGGCCCGCAGCCTGGGGAAGAACCTCCGGCAGCCCAAACTGTCTGATCTGTCTCCCGCCGTCATCGCGCAGACCAACTGGAAGTTTGTGGAGGGGCTGCTCAAGGAATGTCGTATGAAG aCCAAGCGGATGCTGGTGGAGAAGATGGGCCGGGAGGCGGTGGAGCTGGGCCACGGCGAGGCCAACATCAACGGACTGGAGGAGAATACTCTGATCGCCAGCCTGTGTGACCTTCTGGAGAGGATCTGGAGCCACGGGCTGCAAGTCAAACAG GGGAAGTCGGCCCTGTGGTCCCACCTGCTTCACTACCAAGCCCGAgaagagaagctgcagcagcaggcagagtCACCGG TGTCAAATGTTCCTGAGAGGAGGAAGTCCGACTGTTGCCTAGCAATGCCGTCTCTACGCGTGTCCCTCACACAGGATATGAG GCATATCCAGAGCATGTCCGAGATTAAGACAGACGTGGGACGAGCGAGGGCCTGGATCCGCCTGTCcctggagaagaagctgctctCTCAACACCTAAAACAGCTGCTGTCCCGACACGCCGTAACCAG GAAGTTGTACAAGCGCTACGCCTTCCTAcgcagtgaggaggagaaggagcagtttCTCTTCCACCTGCTGTCGCTCAACACCGTCGACTACTTCTGCTTCACCAGCGTCTTCACCACCATCA TGATCCCGTATCGagtcatcatcatccccatcaaGAAGCTGAGCAACGCCATGACCACCTCCAAcccctgggtgtgtgtgtcaggagagCTCAGAGACTCGGGCGTCATGCAGATCCCCAAGAACGTCCTGGAGATGACCTTCGAC TCTGCTTTCAGGCCTCATACGCACATCTCTGCCTTGTTTAAG TGTCAGAACCTGGGGAAGCTGACCACGGTGCAGCTGGGGCACGACAACGCCGGCCTGCTGGCTAAATGGCTGGTGGACTGCGTCATGGTGCGCAACGAGATCACAGGACACACGTACAG GTTTCCGTGTGGTCGGTGGCTCGGTAAGGGCGTGGACGACGGCAGCCTGGAGAGGGTCCTGATTGGCGAGCTGGCAGTGCCCAGCGGAGAGGAGGATTCTGGGAGAGGCTGTGGTACGCCGCCGCTGCAGCGCTCGCCATCCCAGGCCAGACGCATCAGCATCACGTCGCTGTCTGGACGAGGAAGCA AACCAACTTCAGCCCAAATCCAAGAGGCCATCGGGGAGGCTGTGATCAACATCATCAAACACTTCCACAAACCCGAGAAAGAG AGAGGCAGCCTCACCGTGCTGCTGTGTGGAGAGAACAGCTTGGTAGCAGCTCTGGAACAGTTCTTCCACTTCGGCTTCAAGGCAGCGCGTCTCTTCCAGAAGACCGTGTTTGTGTGGGACTTTGTAG AGAAGGCTGTTGCCTACATGGAGTCAGCTGACCAAATGGGCGACCTCCAGGAGACCGTAGAGCCTCTAGGGATGACCTGTCAGTCACTCTGTCGCTATGTCAACGCAATCAATTCCACCTCAAGGAACATCGGCAAGGACGGCAAGTTCCAGCTGCTGGTCTGCCTCGGAGCCAG AGACCGCCTGCTGCCCCAGTGGCTCCCCCTGCTGGTGGAGTGCCCGGTGATCCCCCGGATGTACGAGGAAACGGCCCTGCTCAGAGACCGCGCCAGCGTCAACGCCCTCATCGGAGTCCTGGAGACGCTCCATGACTTCCCTGTGACACTGGAAGCCTCGCTGGTCAAAGGCATCGACCTTTAG